In one window of Hyla sarda isolate aHylSar1 chromosome 1, aHylSar1.hap1, whole genome shotgun sequence DNA:
- the LOC130304470 gene encoding H/ACA ribonucleoprotein complex subunit 3-like: protein MFLQFYLNEQGERVYTMKKVSPSGQPTSSAHPARFSPDDKYSQHLVSIKKRFGLLLTQQPRPIL, encoded by the coding sequence ATGTTCCTGCAATTTTACCTGAACGAGCAGGGGGAGCGGGTGTACACCATGAAGAAAGTGTCTCCTAGTGGACAGCCAACCTCCTCAGCTCATCCTGCCCGCTTCTCACCAGATGACAAGTATTCCCAACACCTCGTCTCTATCAAGAAGAGATTCGGCCTGCTACTAACTCAGCAACCAAGACCTATTCTATGA